The Rhodocytophaga rosea genome has a segment encoding these proteins:
- a CDS encoding ferritin-like domain-containing protein encodes MEDIRKHTLSVIENLIEINNDGNHGYRLAADKIENPEYKTLFHAYAQQRAQFSAELEREANLLGRDPEAGESVLGALHRGWINIKSAVAGGDSEAILAECQTGDKAAVEAYEKALQTSNLPANIESLVRRQYTDVAEAYNKIKTFKHVAS; translated from the coding sequence ATGGAAGATATCAGAAAACATACACTGTCTGTAATTGAGAACCTGATTGAGATCAATAACGACGGAAACCATGGCTACCGTTTGGCTGCCGACAAAATTGAAAATCCTGAATACAAAACTTTATTTCATGCCTATGCCCAGCAAAGAGCACAGTTTTCGGCTGAACTTGAAAGAGAAGCCAATCTGTTGGGCCGTGACCCAGAAGCCGGTGAAAGTGTACTCGGTGCCCTGCACAGAGGCTGGATCAATATTAAGTCTGCTGTAGCTGGCGGCGATAGCGAAGCGATACTTGCTGAATGCCAGACCGGTGATAAAGCTGCTGTAGAAGCCTACGAAAAAGCATTGCAAACCAGTAATCTGCCTGCAAATATTGAGTCTCTGGTCAGAAGGCAATACACAGATGTGGCAGAAGCCTATAACAAAATCAAAACTTTTAAGCATGTAGCTTCCTAA